TCCCCCCGGTATGGTAACCCCCGGTTGCGGCGCGTGGACCAGTAGGTCCGGCGGGATCTTCAGGGGTTCCATCACCTTGGAATCCTGGTATTGGGGCCCGTTGTTGGACTTGAAGAAGGGAATGTACGAGCACCCCCCCAAACCCAGAGTGGCAACCACGGCAAGAGCTACGTAACGGCGCATGCAAAACTCCACTGAACGCGACCAGGCGCGAGAATGATCAGATACATTGCGCCCGGCGCAAACTTTCGCGCAGACGCTCATGATGAACGGTCGAAAGGGTGGTCAGGGGCAGGCGCAGAACGGACTCCATGCGGCCCATTTCGTGCAGGGCCCACTTGACCGGGATGGGGTTGGACTCCAAAAAGAGATCCCGGTGTAATCCTGTCAATTGCACGTTGACCGCACGGGCGCCCACAAAGTCTCCAGCCAGTGCCAGGTCACACATCCGTGCCATCAGTCGGGGCGCCACGTTGGCGGTAACGGAGATCACGCCGCGCGCACCTAACGCCATGGCGGCAAGGGCAGCACCATCATCACCGCTGTAAACCTGCACCTGATCCCCGCACAAGGCCAGAATTTCGGCGACCCGTTCGACTTTGCCGCTTGCTTCCTTGATGCCGACGATATCCGCACGCGGCGCCAGGCGCGCCACCGTCTCCGGTAAAATATCACCAGCAGTGCGACCAGGAACGTTGTAGAGGATGATGGGGAAATGGCAGTGCTCAGCGATCGCCGAATAGTGTTGGAACAGTCCTTCCTGAGTGGGCTTATTGTAATAGGGGGAAACCAGCAGCGCTGCATCGGCCTTGACTTCCATGGCCGCACGGGTGAGCTCTATGGCCTCATGGGTCGCGTTGGCCCCGGTTCCGGCGATCACCGGAACGCGCCCCCTGGCCTGTTCCACCACCGTCTGGATCGCCGCCACATGTTCCCTCATTTCGAGGGTGGCGGATTCTCCCGTAGTGCCGACGGCAACCAGCGCGTGCGTCCCTTCGGCGATGTGCCACTCCACCAGTTCGCGAAGTGCAACATCATCTATTGCCCCGTCCACCTGCATGGGCGTCACCAAAGCTACCATACTGCCATGAAACATGATCCAGCTCCCGCTTTATCGCATGCCATTTCTGCCAGGGATGGTACTTGCCCGACGGCGGGCTTGGCAAGGCAAGAAACCCGCACCGTCCGCGGACGGCCATTCAGCGCATTCGGAATGGGACGATCAGAGAAAAGAAAGTGGCGCTCCCAAGGGGGTTCGAACCCCTGTTACCGACGTGAGAGGCCAGTGTCCTAGACCACTAGACGATGGGAGCGGAGCGCAGATTATAAGCTCTTCTTCCCCAAAAGCAAGACCAAGCCGATGCTCCTTCAGCCAGCATATTGAAGAATAGCCCAGAACTGCAACGCCGTACCGGCGATGACAAAAACATGCCAGATAGAATGGAAATATTTCCAGCGATCCAGCAGAAAAAAGAGGACGCCTATGGTATAGGCCAGCCCGCCAGCGGCCAGCCACCACAAAAACCAGCCGGGTGCGGAATTATAGAGCGGCACGGCGGCGAATACCGCCAGCCAGCCCATGATGAGGTAGAGCCAGAGAGAAATCGATTGCGCGCGCGTCCCAGCCATCGCCAGCAGAGAGATGCCCAGCGCCGCCAGGCCCCACTCAACAATCAGCAGCGTCCAACCCCACGAGCCATGGAGCACCATCAGCGTCACCGGGGTGTAAGTGCCGGCAATAAGGAGGTAGATGGCGGATCGGTCCACCAACTGAAAAGCCCGTTTAAGTCGCCCCGACGGCAGAATGTGATAGACGGTCGAAGCGCCGTACAGCATCACGATGGTAACCACGAATATACTGATAGTGACTACCGCGAGAGGGGTGCTGTGGAGACCTGCGCCAACGATCCACAGCACAAAAACCAGCGAGGCACCGACCGCGCCTGCGCCGTGCAGCAGACTGTTAATCCATTCTTCAACACGGGTCTGATCCCGCACCATACCGCCCGAATTCAGCTCCATCACCCGTCCGCCATTCTGCATCATGCATTTGGGTTAGTTATAACATAGTCACCCGGATTCCCGCCATGACGCGTCAGGCTCCCATGATGGGAACACGCAGATGTGCTCCCGGCTGACCCTCTCCGTGCGGCAGATTGTTGGCCAGACGCAAAGCCTCTATGCTCAGCCCGTAACGGTGCGCCACATCCGCCAGGTTTTCCGCTTTTCCCAGCACATGCCGCGTCGCAGACCACGCGCTGTCCGCCGGTGGTGCGTTCACGAAGTGGGCGAGGACCGCGTCATGCATGGTGCGCGCAAGCAGTTGACGGAAATCCGGATCACGCAGGCGTTGTTCCTCCTGCGGGTTGGAAATAAAGGCAGTCTCCACCAGCATGGACGGCACATCCGGGGCGCGCAGCACTACGAAATTGGCGTGCTGCACGGCCGCGTTGTGCAAATCCTCCACCCCTGCCAACCCGCGAATCATCATATCCGCAGCCGCAGCCGCCGCGTTCATGGCAGCCGTCTGGGTCATATTGATGAGTACCTCGTTAAGCATAAGATCATGCACCCCCGATTGTACGTGGCCGAGGAGAGGATCAGCGGCATTCTGCGTTCTGGCCAGCCAGCGGGCCGCCGCACTGGTCGCCCCCGTTTGCGACAGCGCCCAGACCGTCGAACCGCTCACTGTTCGCTCCGGAAAGGCGTCCGCATGAATGGAGACGAAGAGGTCGGCACGCTGCGCCAAGCCCAGGTGCATACGATCCATGAGCGGCACATAACGATCGGTATCACGGGACATGACCAGACGCATTCCGGGGGTGCTGCGGATCAGTCGGGCCAAAGACAGAGCAACATCCAGCACGACATCCTTCTCGCGGGTCCCCCTGGCGCCGATGGCACCCGGATCGTGGCCACCATGGCCAGGATCCAGGCAGACCACAATGGGCCGCCCCGCCCCGGCAACGGGATACGAACGGGAAGACTCCACCGCAGTTCCAGCGACGGGCATCAAATCCAGCACCAGGCGATGTGAAGCACCACCACCAGGCCCCAGAGAGAAACTATGCCAGCGTACCGTTTCCCGCAAAGGCAAGCGCAGCACCACCCCGGCGGCGCTCTCGTTCATCTCCGCGCCGCCCTGCAGTGGTCCCAGCGCAGGCACCACGGGACGGCCAAGCCAATGCTGTATGCCGGGCAACTCGATATGCAGCACTTCACCCACGCTACGGATCACCGGTGCAGCCGACAAACGCCGATTGAGATCAAAGACCAGACGCACACCGTGCCCGTAGCGGCCCACCCGCAATCCACGGAGCTGCGCAGCGGCGGCAAGATTCCAGCCGCACAACAATGCGCCGCCCAGCGCAGCCTGTCGCAGGAACTGCCGCCTTGAAGAACCCGCATCAGACATCCCGGCCATAGCGCCCCCACTATCCTTTATAAATGCTGAGTTATAGTGGTAAGTTAGAGCTTATCCGGAAGAAGTCAAGCTAATGCTTGGGTCTCAGACTCCCTGTCCTGCCAACCAACGCTGAAGTTCCGCTGCACTCATGGCGCCGCTCATCCGCGCCAGCTCTTTTCCGGCCTTGAAAAGCACCATGGTGGGGATGGAACGAATCTGAAAGCGACCACTGATTTGCTGTTCATCTTCGGTATTCACCTTGGCAAAGAGCACACGCCCCCGCATCGCCCGACCCGCCTGCTCAAACTGCGGTGCCATGGTTCGGCACGGTCCGCACCAGGGGGCCCAGAAATCGACCAGCACCGGCAATTCGTTTTTCTGAATATACTCGGAAAAACGGCTACTGCCGAGATTGACGGGGTGGTCAGGAAAAATCTGTGCGTGGCATTTGCCACACTTGGGGTTTTCCCCCAGACGCTCTTTGGGCACCCGATTGACGGCGCCACAGGCAGGACAAAGCAATATCACGGATGTCATAACTTCCCCCGATGTTTCATCGAACCGCTATTATCCATCCCCCTGGCCATCTTCCTGCAACAAGGCATCCAAGGCACCGCGACGATCCAGTGCGGCAAGGTCATCATAGCCGCCGACATGTCGGCCATTGATAAATACCTGCGGCACCGTATGCCGCCCATGTGCGAGTTTGAGCATGCTCTGGCGCAGCGCGGGGTCCCGGTCCACCCGGAGGATTTCAGGTGTGACCCCCTTACTGCACAGCAGCGCTTCGGCGCGTCGGCAATACGGGCAGGTGCCCGTCGCGTACATTCGCACTACCGCCCCTTTCACGATCACTTCTCTATCGGCAGCCCGGCACTCCGCCACGCGCCGATCCCGCCTCTCAGACTGTAAATCTTATCAAAACCGGCTTTTTTCAGGCTCGCTGCGGCGCGCGATGAACGCATGCCACTCGCACACTGACAGATGACATGATGGCCACGATGCTTCTCCAGATCCTGCATATATTTGGGCAAGTCACCCAGAGGAATGTGCCGGGCACCGGGCAGATGCCCCTGCGACCACTCTTTCTGCTCCCGCACATCGATGATCACCGCATCTTCATGGTTGATCAACTGTACCGCGGTCGCCGGGTCTACTTCATGGATACCGACCGCCCTTCGCGTCAATGGCCCCTTGAAAATCATGATGATCAGCGCCACGGCCCCAAGCAGCAAGGGCCACTGCGACTCGATAAAGAAAAGAATTTTATGCTCCATGGCTTAGCGTCCGCAGGTCCCGGAACCAGGCACTCCGAACTTGAGCAGAATGCGATCCAGTGGGCAGAAACAGGTGAAACCACTTTGCAGCAGGTTGAAACCCACAAAGAGGGTGACGACCAAAAACCACTCGCTCACAAAAATCGGGCTGCCCGAAGCCCCCAGCGCCACGCTGAGCAATACAAAAAAACCGGCAACCACCCGCACCCAACGTTCCGTATTCATCCGCAGTCAAACTCCTTGTGTATGTTTTTCCAAGCGCCGCTCCCAAAGGAAATAGAGCAGCGGAATCACGATCAATGTCAGCAATGTGGAGGCGAAAGTGCCAAATATCAAGGAAACTGCCAGCCCGCCGAAGACCGGGTCGGTCACCATGATGGCAGAGCCGAACATGATGGCGAGTGCCGTCAGGAGAATGGGGCGGAAACGCACCGCACCGCCCTGTAGCACAGCCTCTTCCAGGGTGTAGCCCTGGCGCCGGTAGTCTATAATAAAGTCAATCAACAACAATGAGTTGCGCACAACGACACCGGCCAGGGCGATGACCCCGATCATGGAGGTGGCGTTAAACGGCGTGTTCAGCAGCCAGTGCCCGGGGAAAACCCCGATCAAGGTCATCGGAATGGCGCCCATGACGATCACCGGCATCATGAAAGACTGGTAGTAGGCCACCAGCATCAAGTAGATGAATACCAGGGCAACGATAAAAGCGGCGCCGAGGTCACGGAAGACGTCGAGGGTCAGACGCATGTCACCGCCCCAGAGAATCTGGTAATGGGTAATATCATCGGGCTGGGCGGGCGAAAAACCCAAATTGGCGGTACTGAGATGCACACCGTCGATGGTCTTGCCGTCCAGCCAGTGATTCAGCGATAACACCGCGTAGACCGGGCTGGAACCCATCAGATCCCCGGTCACGTATACCACGGGATGTTGATCACGGTCATAAATTGGCTTGGCCAGCGTCGTCCGTTCGATCTGCACAATACTCGCCAGAGGCACCTGCTGCCCGCTTCGGCTCTGCACATGCAGGTCGAGTATCTGCTGCCGCCAGGCGCGATCCGTCGGAGGCATGCGGAGGACGATATCCACCGGCTCGCGGGCATTTTTCACATGCAGGGCACCCAGTTTGGTACCCGCCACGTAATCATGCACCAGCGCCGCCACCTGAGCCGGTGCGACCCCGGCCAACATGGCCTTCTGCCGATCCACATGCAGCAGGTATTCAGGTACCGTCGCCGTCACCGAGTCATCCACATTGATCATGTCGTAGACTTTACGAAAATATTGCTCGACCGAACCCGCCACCTGACGCAGCTTCTCATAGTTGGGCCCGTAGAGTTCCGCCACCACCTGAGCACGTACCGGGGGCCCCGGCGGCACCTCGAAAATCTTGATGACGGTGCCCGGGAAACGCTCCCGGACGGGTTGCAGCGCCTTATAGATTTCCACGGAAACGGCATGGGACATGGGTCGCTCATCCCGCGGCACCATGTTGATCTGGATTTGAGCGTAATTGCTGCCTTCGCGCATCATGTCACCGCGCACCAGTCCCGCGAAATCCACAGGTGCAGAACGGCCCAGGTAGGTCTGAAAATTTTCGACATAGCGATTGCGGCTGAGCACATTGCCGATCGCTTCCGTGACCTGTCCGGTCTCGGCCAGCGCAGTACCCGCTGGGGTATCTACCTGTATCATGAAATCACTGACATTACCCTCCGGCAGCATCTTCAGGTTCACCCCGAGGGCACTCAGGGGACCATTCATGCCCTGAGGGCGGATGAACTGCCACATCGGCATCAGCATCGCCAGCAGAAGTAGCACGACGACCACAATGAAAAAGACATTGCGACGCACGGAGGATTTCAGCAGGGGCGTAAACACCCGGAGGTAACCACGCTGCAGGGCGTCCGGCAGCATCGCATGCCCACTTTTCTCAGCGCTGGCCTGCCGGTCGGCTTTACTCCGCAGAAACCGGTACGCCCCCCAGGGCACCACCGTATAGGCGAGCAGAACCGACGCAATCATGGCAATTGGCACAAAAATAGGGATGGGCAACATGAAAGGCCCCATCATCCCCGTCACAAAGGCCATTGGCACGAAGGCGAGAATCACCGCCAGCGTCGCTATATTCGTTGGATTGCCGATCTCATTGCTGGCATTGATGATACAGCGCGCGAAACCATCCTTGCCGCAGCCATGCAAATGGCGATGTATGTTTTCGATGACAACGATACCGCCATCCACCAGCAACCCCAGCGACAGAATGAGCGCGAACAGGGTGATCCGGTTGATGGTCTGCCCGAGCAGCCAGCCGATGCCCAGCACCATACCCAAGGTAAGCGGCACCGTCAGAATAACGATCCCCGCCTCCCGCCAGCCGAGGAATATCATCAGGATAACCGCGACGACCGCGACGGCGATGCTGAGGTGCTCGAAAAGGGTACTGACCGCATCATCGGCACGGGCGCCGTAATCACGGGTGACGGAAACATGCACACCCTCCGGCAGTGCCTCCCGCTCCAGACGATCCAGTTTCGCCTTGATCGCGTCCGCGACGGTCACGGCATTGGTCCCCGGGCGTTTGGCAAGGGTAATGGTAACAGCCTGCATGGTCGTGCCCGCAGGCAGGCCGACCCGGTTTGCACGCCCAAGGGTATTGCTGGTCGCGATGTGATTTTCCGCGGCCCCTTCTTCCACCCGGGCCACGTCCTTCAGAAATATCGGTTGCCCGTCATGGCTGCCGATAATGAGGTTACCGACCCCCCGCGCCGAACCTATCGCCCCATTGATACGCAGGGGAATTTCCTGATTGTCGTGCACTAGGTGGCCACCCGGAAGAATGACGTTGCTCCCCCTCAGCGCCTGCTGGATATCCTGCAGACTGAGGCCGACACCGGAAAGCTTGGCCGGATTCAGCCACACATTGATGGCCAGAGGACTGCCGCCGATCACTTCGGCGTTCGCCACGTCCGGCACACTCTGCAGCCGGTTCATCAGCCGCACGCCGACCTGGCGCAATGCCAAAGGCGTCATCTGGCTGGAGCTCAGAGTCACCGACATGATCGGAACATCATTGATGCCTATGGATTTAACCAGGGGTTGTTCCGTACCGGGGGGCATTTTGTCCATATTTCGGCTGAGCTGGTTGTAGACTTCCAGCAGGCTTTTTTCTTCGTTGGCACCGACTTGGAACTCGACGGTGACCACCCCCATATCATTGATTGCGTAACCATAGGTGTGATGGACACCAGGCAGGGAAGCCATCAGGGCTTCCAGGGGCCGTATCACCAGATGGTGGACTTCCTCGCTGTCAGAGCCGGGTCGCATGATGAAAATTTCAGCAGCGGGCACTACGATCTCCGGGTTATACAGACGCGGCGTGACAAGAATCGCCAAAGCCCCGAACAGGGCAATGGCCACCATGATCAACACCGTGATCTTGGACTTATAAAACGACTGAGCGAGCCGCCCTGCCAGATTTTGCCGCTGCTCGGACTCAGCCATGGGTAGCTCCCGCTGGCTCGATGTGATCTCCGTTATTCACGGCGGCGAGATTGCCCACGACCACCGTCTCTCCCGCACTCAGCCCCGACAGAATTTCCACACCCTCCGGCGTGCTCGGACCCGGTCGCACCATGCGATAATGCGCGACACCTTGCGCGTCAACGACAAAAACACCGGGGATTCCGGCCCGATCCAGCAAGGCAGCCGCTGGCACTGTCATCACCTGCCGCTGGGTGACCGGCACTTCCACGCTGACATAGTCGCCGGCCTGTAGTGCACTGTCGGCGGGTAGGCTGAGTTTGACCGTATGGGCATGGGTCATCGCGTCCGCAGCCCCGACCAAATCCAGAACCGTTGCGGGAACACGTTTTCCCTCGGCGAGGACCGCGACTTTCTGACCGATCTGGAGGCTGCGATACAGCGTCCCGCTGACACTGCACTGGACTTCCAGTCGGGAGGTGTCCGCGAGCGCCAGAATGGGCTGACCAGGTGACGCGAGGTCTCCGTTCTGCAGGAACTTACGGGTGATGATCCCGGAGAAGGGCGCCGTTACCCGGGCATAGCGCAGTTGTGACTGCGCCGTGCCGACCCCGGCGCGGGCGGCTGCAACACGGGCCTGCGCCATGCCATAGGCCGACTTTGTCTGGTCCCACTGTTGCTTGGGAATCGCCTTTTGAGCGTACAGGACCTTGAACCGCTCATAATTGGAGCGGGCGTCGGTGAGCGCCGACTGCGCCTCAGCCAGCCCCGCCTGCGCCTGTTGCACCTGCCCCACGACATCCGCCGGATCCACCTCAAAAAGCAGTTGTCCCGCCCGTACCGGCTGTCCGTCCCGCACACTCATGGAGTGGATGTAACCACTCAGACGCGAGCTGAGCTGCACCTGCTGATGGGCAACGACCGTACCCGGCACACGGGCGAAGGCAGCCATACTTTGATTCCGCATCTGCAGCACGGGCGCAGAAACTTTACCCTGCGCCAGGGGCGCCTCGGGAGGCGATTTACTGCAGGCGGCGAGGCTTGCCATAGCGAATATCAGGGCCGCAATCCGCGCGGTTCGCTTCGGGGTGTTCATTGGGAGACTCCTTCTGCGGTGGGCACACTGCTCACACCGACGATTTCCTGAGGGTTCAGTTTGCCGATGGCCAGCAACAGGGCGCCACGGTCTGTCGCTTCCGCATAACGGGCGGAGACGAGCTCGGCACGCGTCTTATCCAGTTCCGCCTGTCCGCGCAGCAGGCCCGTCACAGTCTCTATGCCATTTTCGTAACGCAGGCGCACCATATGCTGCGCCTCCTCCATCTGCCTGACCGCAAGCTCCCGCATCCTGACACGCAACGCTGCCTCCCGCGCACTACGCCAAACCTGCGCCACCTCCAAACGCAACTTATCTTGCGCTTCCTGTAACGCGGCCAGAGTCTGCTCATGTTTCGCCCGTGCGCGATCCAGACTGCCGCCCCGCGCGAAGTCGAGCATATTCCAGGTTACTTCTCCACCTACCGTGTAGGACGGCGCCGCATTGCCGAGAGTGCGGCCATTCCATTCCTGATTGGCCATCGCGTTGATATGCGGCAGATATGCGGCGCGGGCGATGCCGATACCTTCCTGCGCCGCTTTGACCTGATGGCGGAGGGCGACGATACCCGCATTCTGCGCCATCGCATCGCTCTGCAGGCTGCTGAGCGGCGCCGCAGGCAATATGGGCCGGACAGGGCCGTTCACGGTGAGCGTCTTTTCTTCCGGCCAGCCGATCAACGTGGCAAGATTGTCCAGGGCGTTAGCCCGAGCATTCCGCGCACTTTCGACGGCCAGTTCCGCCTTTTCCAGATAGACTTCCGCGGACAACAGATCGCTTTTTATCAGTACCCCGCGCGCCAGCAGGGAGCGGCTGGTTTTGACATACGATGCGGCTGCCTGCCTGGCTTTATCCGCTACCTCAATAGACGTGTCCGCGGCGACCACACCGTCATAGGCCTTGAGGACGGCATAAACCAGCTTCTGCCGGGCCATGGTATTTCCGCTCTGGGCGGCCTCCAGCATGGCCCGCGCCTGATCGATGCGCCCCCGGATTTCCCCGCCATTCCAGATCGGAATTTCCATTTGCAGCTTGGTACCGAAATTATGGTAGCCACCCGGTTGATCCAGCCCTGTCGGCGCCACACCCAGCGCATTCGGGTTGAACTGTCCCGCGCCAAAATCGTTGAACGTTGCCTGCCGCTGCGACAGCTTCATGCCGAACACCGTCAGGGCATTGTTCGACTGGCTGGCAGAGAAAGAGGCCGCGAGTTTAGGAAGCAGATGACCACGCGCCTCGGAAACTGCGCCCTGGGCTTCTGCTTGTCGGGCATGGGCCACGAGCATTTCCGGATTTTGTCTGAGGGCAAGATCAACGCACTGATTGAAGTCGAGGGCTGCGGCGGGTAGCGACGCACCGGTAGCCATGAGCAGAACGATTGAAATGGAGCGTATTTTTTTATGAGGACGAAAGGGCATATCTTTCCTCGCCGCGACAGGCGACACCAAAGCTCGGACAACCCAATGTTGCAAGGTCCGCGCATACCAGCACGAATCCCCACCGTGGACGAACCGTCGATTCCGACCGGGCATCAATGGCTGCGCCCACAGTGGCGAACATAAGCACATCAGAATATTATTCTATAATGTAACTCATGCACATTCAAGTGCCTCCCTAATGGCCAGGGTTCCATCCTTCCCGCCATTCGGTACTGATGCGGCAGCGTTCAACGGACGCTGCAGAAAACATCGCTCATCATGGAAATCAGCCGCAGGGTACGGGGGTCACCCACACGGTAATACACCTTGTTGGCATCCTTACGGGCACGAAGAATGTCTTTCTCACGCAAAATGGCGAGATGTTGGGAGATGTTGCTCTGGGTAGTGCCGACAGCGGACACGATATCCTGCACACTCATCTCTTCCGATCCCAGCACGCACAAAACCTTGAGGCGCAGCGGGTGCGCCATAGCCTTCAGGGAACGGGAGGCCTGCTCAATATCCTCTTCACGGGTTGGTAACTGTTCCATAATCATGCCTCTTGGTGTATAGTATCTTATTGACTTCGCTTATAATTACCAAAAACCGCGGTGCTTGCGGTCACCTTGCCTTTTGTTGTCTATCCGCATAGAATCCACCACAAGCGGGTGTAGTTCAATGGCAGAACCTGAGCTTCCCAAGCTCATGGCGTGGGTTCGATTCCCATCACCCGCTCCACTTCACATACAAGGTTCAGGTCACCGCCACAACGCCTGCTTTAATACTCATCAATGATTAAGAATAACCCCATATGAGTATTTAAGGAACCCCGCACCCCTTCAATGCGCATTTAGAACAGCGGCCGATCCAGCGCCAGCAACAGGTCATCCACTCGTTGGCGCACCACGGCAGTCATCTGGATGGGGCGACCCCATTCCCGGGTAGTCTCTCCGGGCAGTTTATTGGTGGCGTCCATGCCCACTTTACCACCAAGTCCGGCAACCGGCGAAGCGAAGTCGAGATAATCGATGGGTGTATTTTCGACGGGGGTAATGTCGCGCACCGGGTCCATCCGGGTGGTCATCGCCCAGATCACATCTTCCCAACGGCGCACATCGATGTCTTCGTCCACCACGATGATAAACTTGGTGTACATGAACTGTCGCAAAAAGCCCCAGATACCGAACATGACTCTTTTTGCATGACCGGGGTAACCCTTGCGGATACTAACAACGGCCAGACGGTAGGAACAGCCCTCCGGCGGCAGATAAAAATCCACGATTTCCGGGAACTGTTTCTGCAGCAGGGGCACGAAGACTTCGTTGAGGGCCGCACCCAGTATGGCCGGTTCATCGGGGGGTCGGCCGGTATAGGTGCTGTGGTAAACAGGATTTTCGCGGTGGCTGACGGTTTCCACGGTGAACACCGGAAAACGCCCGGCCTCATTGTAGTAGCCGGTGTGGTCTCCAAAAGGTCCTTCCACCGCCATGTCATCCGGGTAAATATGCCCTTCCAGGATGATCTCGGCGCGCGCGGGCACCTGTAGCGGAACGCTCAGGGCATTGGCGAGCTCAGTACGCCCGCCACGCAACAGGCCGGCGAATTGGTGCTCGGAAATGGTATCGGGAATAGGAATGACCGCCGCCAGGATCGTTGCCGGATCGGCGCCGTAGGCTACGGCAACAGGGAATGGCTCGCCCGGGTGCGCTTTCTGGAATTCACGCAGGTCCTGGGCCCCTCCCCGGTGCGCCAGCCAGCGCATGATCACCCGGTTACGACCAATGACCTGTTGCCGGTAGATACCCATGTTGGCCCGTCGCTTGTGTGGCCCTTTGGTCACGGTCAGGCCCCAGGTCATGAGCGGCGCAGCGTCTTCTGGCCAGCAGGTCTGCACCGGCAGGGCCGCAAGGTCGACCTCATCTCCGCGCAGGATGATTTCCTGGCAGGGAGGGCGACTCAGGGTGGTCGGTGCCATGTACAGGATCTTGCGCAGGGTGGGCAACTTGTCCCAGAGGTCGCGCAGGCCGCGAGGCGGGTCAGGTTCCTTGAGATAGGCCAGTAACTGACCGATCTGCCGGAGATCCGCCAGGGATTCGCCCCCCATCCCGAGCGCCACGCGTTCCGTCGTCCCGAACAGGTTGCCCAGCACCGGCATGTCGTAGCCGATGGGCTGGGTGAACAGAATGGCCGGCCCTGCCGCCCGCAAGGTTCGGTCGCAGATTTCCGTGATCTCCAGTTTGGGAGAGACGGGCACGCTCAACCGGCGCAATAGATCGCGCTTTTCGAGATCGGCCAAAAAGGCGCGGAGGTCACGGTAGCTCATGGATACATTGTAACCACAGCCAGGTTAGTTTGTCCCGCTATCGGGGTCCTCACGGGCAACGACAAAGGCACTGTCATCGATGGCCAGAGACGAAGTCGTGCGCAGATCGATGGCCTCGTGGCCGCTGATGTATTCTTCGGTAAGCATGGTCAGGCACGCCACCTCTTCGGCGCTTACCGGCACAAAACCGGAAAAACCGATATCCTGCAATAATACCTGCCCCCGCGCCTCCTGGTCCATTTGACAAAGTATCCGGGTAAGCAGATCCCGCTGCGCCGATAATCGTGGGCCAACACAGAATGCATGGAACGCGAAGGCATCGTCAGAACGGTCTATAATGCGCAGACTATCACGAATCAGGCCGCTTGCGCCGGCATAGACTTCGTCAAACAAAAAACCGACATCCGCCTGCCCCTGTAGTATGGCCTTGAGCACCCCCTGGTAACTGCCGGTAAAGACAAATTCCAGGCGTGCCCGGTCGATCTCTGCTTTATCCAGCAGAAACAAACCCACCATGTGAACCAGTGTGGCGGGATGGGCAGAGGCTATGCGGATACGCGGCGACA
This sequence is a window from Acidithiobacillus ferridurans. Protein-coding genes within it:
- a CDS encoding rhodanese-like domain-containing protein, producing the protein MEHKILFFIESQWPLLLGAVALIIMIFKGPLTRRAVGIHEVDPATAVQLINHEDAVIIDVREQKEWSQGHLPGARHIPLGDLPKYMQDLEKHRGHHVICQCASGMRSSRAAASLKKAGFDKIYSLRGGIGAWRSAGLPIEK
- a CDS encoding YgaP family membrane protein, translated to MNTERWVRVVAGFFVLLSVALGASGSPIFVSEWFLVVTLFVGFNLLQSGFTCFCPLDRILLKFGVPGSGTCGR
- the grxC gene encoding glutaredoxin 3; its protein translation is MKGAVVRMYATGTCPYCRRAEALLCSKGVTPEILRVDRDPALRQSMLKLAHGRHTVPQVFINGRHVGGYDDLAALDRRGALDALLQEDGQGDG
- the trxC gene encoding thioredoxin TrxC, with protein sequence MTSVILLCPACGAVNRVPKERLGENPKCGKCHAQIFPDHPVNLGSSRFSEYIQKNELPVLVDFWAPWCGPCRTMAPQFEQAGRAMRGRVLFAKVNTEDEQQISGRFQIRSIPTMVLFKAGKELARMSGAMSAAELQRWLAGQGV
- the dapA gene encoding 4-hydroxy-tetrahydrodipicolinate synthase, whose protein sequence is MFHGSMVALVTPMQVDGAIDDVALRELVEWHIAEGTHALVAVGTTGESATLEMREHVAAIQTVVEQARGRVPVIAGTGANATHEAIELTRAAMEVKADAALLVSPYYNKPTQEGLFQHYSAIAEHCHFPIILYNVPGRTAGDILPETVARLAPRADIVGIKEASGKVERVAEILALCGDQVQVYSGDDGAALAAMALGARGVISVTANVAPRLMARMCDLALAGDFVGARAVNVQLTGLHRDLFLESNPIPVKWALHEMGRMESVLRLPLTTLSTVHHERLRESLRRAQCI
- the trhA gene encoding PAQR family membrane homeostasis protein TrhA, whose amino-acid sequence is MELNSGGMVRDQTRVEEWINSLLHGAGAVGASLVFVLWIVGAGLHSTPLAVVTISIFVVTIVMLYGASTVYHILPSGRLKRAFQLVDRSAIYLLIAGTYTPVTLMVLHGSWGWTLLIVEWGLAALGISLLAMAGTRAQSISLWLYLIMGWLAVFAAVPLYNSAPGWFLWWLAAGGLAYTIGVLFFLLDRWKYFHSIWHVFVIAGTALQFWAILQYAG
- a CDS encoding N-acetylmuramoyl-L-alanine amidase; its protein translation is MAGMSDAGSSRRQFLRQAALGGALLCGWNLAAAAQLRGLRVGRYGHGVRLVFDLNRRLSAAPVIRSVGEVLHIELPGIQHWLGRPVVPALGPLQGGAEMNESAAGVVLRLPLRETVRWHSFSLGPGGGASHRLVLDLMPVAGTAVESSRSYPVAGAGRPIVVCLDPGHGGHDPGAIGARGTREKDVVLDVALSLARLIRSTPGMRLVMSRDTDRYVPLMDRMHLGLAQRADLFVSIHADAFPERTVSGSTVWALSQTGATSAAARWLARTQNAADPLLGHVQSGVHDLMLNEVLINMTQTAAMNAAAAAADMMIRGLAGVEDLHNAAVQHANFVVLRAPDVPSMLVETAFISNPQEEQRLRDPDFRQLLARTMHDAVLAHFVNAPPADSAWSATRHVLGKAENLADVAHRYGLSIEALRLANNLPHGEGQPGAHLRVPIMGA